In Isosphaera pallida ATCC 43644, the sequence TGTTGCCCTGAGGGCCGTCGAACGCTTCGACCAGCGGCAGACTCTTGCGGAACCACAGGCTCAGGTAGGGCTTGCCCGCGCCGTCGAGGATTTGAGTCCCTTGGTCAGCCAAGCTAGCGCGAATGGGGGCGGCGAGCTCGTCAGGGGCGGCTTGGGCCAGTGGCTTGGCCGTGAACGGACCGGTCGGTTCTGAGGCCCGGGAGGGGTTGGAAGCGATCACACAAGCGACCACCGCCAGCCAGGCGGCGCGACGGAAAAGTTCAAGCGAGTTCATCAGGTCATCGAGGGGTTGAGGGACGATCGTGGGCGGGGCGATTGGGCGGGAGAAACACAGCGTTTCGCTCGCGCGACCCAATCCGCCCCTCAACAGACGCCGCGCAAGGGCGGGTCGGGTCGTTCCAACAAAGCCCCAAGCGATCAGGCGGACCACTCGGGGATCTGTCGGGTCCAACTGGGTGGGAGCGATTCCGTTCAGCGGGAGGCAGCAATCTCAGCGGTGGGAGCGGAGGTCGTGAACTGGCCGGCGAAGGTACCACGACAGTCTGGACTGCTCCAGGTTTCGTTGAGGCCCTTACCTTTGAAGGCGTAGCGCAACGTGAAGGCTGGCTGGACTTCAACATCGCGCGACAATGGATCATAGGCGACCTCCTCGTTGCCGCACAGATGGTCGCAGTGTCCCAGAGGACGGGCTAGAATCTCCGCCTCACCAGCGGCCCAGAAGGCGGACATCGGCGCTTGGGGCATGCCGTGCGACCCGGCGTCGTCGTGCGCGGGGTCGTGTCCCACCATTTCCTCGGGGCGCTCCAGATTCAGGGTCATCAAGGTGGAACGGACCTCCACCACGTTGTCCAGACGTCCTTGGGCCATGTGACGGGCGAAGGCGACCAGAGCCTCGCGTTGTGACGCGGTGGCGTGACGATCGACCAGGATCACCGACTTGCCGCCGGCGCGGTCATCATGCGGAAAAGTCTCGGTGCCCAGCAGCGCGGCTCCGACGATCATTCCGGAGAGATCCACTCCATTCCAAGTTCCCTCGCCAATCTTCCAGGCCATGACGGCGCGATGTCCCGAAATAAACGCCTCGGCGTTAGAGAAGCAGGGGCCGGTGTAAACGTCGGCGTCGCGCGACTCGACATAGGTGCCTTTAATCACCGAAACCTGACACGTGCAGGGGCGCTCACAGGCCGGAGCCTGGGTCGCGGGGGGATTGGTCGGCGTGGTCAACAGCACCAGGGTGGTGGTCGTCAGCGAGATCCACATAAGCCGGGGTCTCCTTCGAGGAAAGGGCGGGACCGTTTGGACACAATCCAAAGCGTCATGGAGGAGGGACCAAACGCACGGGGTGAGCAAGCGTGGTCGCCCCGACAGGGCGAACGGCGGGAGATTCCCTGAACGGCCATCCGCTGGGAATCTGGAACCACGAGGCGGTGGAAGTCCAGTTGTTGGTGGTCTTGGAGGCGCAGGGAGTCCACGCCGGTGACCAACCGCCTCCCTTTTGTTGTATCGAGGCAGTCCCCGTTTTGACAAGGGGCGGCGTGGTCGATTCCCGACTCGCCACCTTAATCTGAGGCGTGTCGATCGATTGCGAGCGACACGATCGGAGGGGACATTCAACGGGAAGCGATTCTTAAGAACTCATCTATGAGTCATGATTGTTAACGTTACCCGATTTTTTGAGCTTCTTATATGACCCATCAATTTGGAGTGATGCACCCCCGCATTTCACCTTCCTCGCTTTCGATTCGAAGTGGTTCTTGGTCATTCATTTTTTCAAATCCATCCCATCACCCAGAATGCGGGGCGGCAGTCCCAGAGGGGCAGCCATTGGGTCGGGTTCGGGGGCCGCTTCGAGTGGGAGCGGTGGAGGCGGGAGGGGAGGCGGCGGCACCGCTGGAACAATCAACGCGGGGGGTTCGTCGAAGTGGACGCCGCCCTGGGTGGTTAGACCGGGCATGGCAGGCAAGTAGCCGCTTTCGTCGCGGCGGTGGAGCGTGCCGGACTGGATCGGCCCAATCGCGCCGAGGTGGGTGTTGCGGTTGTCGGCGTCGGCGGTCACGGTGCCGGAGGTCCAAACCACTTGGCCGCTCTGACGGTCGTAGGCGAACAGGGCCAGTCGCGCCACGCCGCGTTGGTGGCTTTTCTTGTAAATTGGCACCTCGGGAATCGTGCCCATCGGGAGACCGGGGATCGTGATGGGGATGGTTAATTGGGGGAGGCCGATCATCCAGTCGGAGGAGTCGGTTCCGTAAACACCCACCCGCGGCTCAACGATCCAGCGAGCTTCCTCGGGCTTGGTTCGCAGCAGAGCGCCGTGAGTCAGCAAGGCTTGACGCAGGCTGGAGGCGATCCACCCCTCGTCGCTGTGGCCCTTGAGGTTGGTGGTGTCGAGGTGGACCGGCACCCCGCTCAACGGCGAGAAATCGATCCGTTTGACTGCGTCGTCCCAGGCGCTGGTGAGCAAGAGTTGCTCCGTGGCGGTCCGGGGGGTGTGGGTCATGCGGGTCGAGCCGCAACCGGAGGCAGCCAGTCCGCCCGCGATCGTCATCCATGCGATGACGAGCGATCGACCCGCATGCCTCCACGTCGGGTTGCGTTGAGAATGCGGACGCCGGGGTACCGTAGTCAACGGGTGGGCGGCCTCCATGCCTGTCCTCGCCTTCCTGATCAGTCCCACCTCGGATGGTGCGCGTTCCAGGTCGATCACGGGTTGAGGGACGCTGGAGAGGCGGGGCGTCACCTCGAGCGATCGCGGCTTCGACCAGATTCGGCGTCGCGTTTGCGCGTCATGTCAGGGGGGACTCCACCCCAGAACTTGTTGGCTCTCAACGCGAGCCGACCCGACGGGGTGAGACGCTAACCCATCCTCCCCATCGGGTCAATCGGAATGAACCAGGTTCCACAACGATCCGTCAAACTCGGCCACTGAGGCGTGTTGGGTTACCGACGCAGGACAACAAGACGATCCTTACCGTCGGGCGACCGCGCTTTGAAGACCACTTCCTTGGCGTCACCAATCGCTTGAACCACTTGGTCGAGCGACTCCACCTCGGTGGCTTGTCCGCCGACGGTGACGGCCACGATCAAATCGCCGAGTTCCAGGCCGGCGCGGGCGGCCGGGCCTTCGCCTCGCAGTTCAACCACCACGACCCCTTTGGTGCCGGCGTCGTAACCCATCGCCCGGGCTAGGCCGGGGCTGAGGTTCTGGAGCCGCAATCCGAAGTCGGCCAGGGGGTTAGAGGCGTCGGAGTTGCGGTTGCGGTTGCCGCGACGCTCGGGATTAGCGAAGGGACGCGGGGCGTTGCCCTGAGCTGCGGCCTCCTCGGTAAGTTTGGCGACCTCCTCGGCGGAGGCGAGTTCCAGTTCCACCACCATTGGCTTGCCCTCGCGGATCACGTCAAGCTTGACCTTTGAGCCCACCGGGCTGTCGGCCACTTTCTTGCGGAAGGCGGTGGTATCGTCGATCGGTTCGCCTTGGAAGCCGGTGACCACGTCCTCGGGCTTCAAACCAGCCTTGTCAGCCGGGCTGCCTGGCAGAACCCGACCAATCACAATTCCCTTAGTGCCCTCAGGTAGGTTGAGTTCACGAGCGATCTGGTCATTGAGTTCACCGAAGAGGATGCCGATTTGAGCACGGGTGATCTTCCCATCCTTGATCAGCTTTTGGCCGATCTCGGCTGCGAGATTGATCGGGATGGCAAAGCCAACGCCCGAGTTGGATCCCGCTCCGGCGAAGGTCCGGTTTTGGGTAGCGATCGCCGAGTTGACCGCCACCACTCGCCCGTTGAGGTCAATCAGCGGACCACCCGAGTTGCCCGGATTGATGGCACAATCGGTCTGGATGAAGTCACCAAAGCCGTCGGCCCCGAGAATCCCCAGGCTGCCTCGCTTGGTGGCCGAGATGATCCCCGCGGTGACGGATTGCTGCAGGCCAAACGGCGAACCAATCGCCAACACCCATTGACCAACCCTCAAGGCGTCGCTGTCGCCCAAAGGCAGCGGACGGTACGCCGTGGTCTCCACCTTGATCACCGCCACGTCAGTCTTGGGATCGCCGGCAACGAGCTTGGCGTCGAAGGTTTTGCCATCGTGGAAGGTCACTCGAATCGTGTCCGAGTCGGCCACCACGTGGTTGTTGGTCAAAATATGGCCGGCGTCGTCGAACACGAAGCCCGAACCGGCTCCCTGAATCCCCGGCCCCTGCAGCTGTTGGGGACGAATCTCGAAATCGAAATCAAAGTCGAAGGGTGGACGACCGCCAGGGAACGGTAGGTTCTCGAACAACCGCCGCATCTCCTCCCGAAACTTCTTGATCTCCTCGGGAGTCATCGGACGACCTTTGATTTCGCCCTGCCCCGGACCATCGGGGAAGGGGAAGCCGGGAAGCAGTTCTCGAGCGTTGCCGAGGAATCGCTTCGTGGTGGCGATCTGAACCACTGAGGGCCGCGCGAAGTCAGCCACCGCCTCGAACGCCGCGGAGAGTTCCCGCGCGATCTTTTGTCCTTCGGCGGGAATCTCCTGATGGGCCACGGCCGGACGAACCCACGAGGGGTTCGAGCGGGTCGTCAACGTTATGACCAGGGCGGTTAGCGACAAGCCAATGGCCGCCCAGGAAAGCCAGGAACCTCGTCTCATGGTGGGAAAGTCCTTTCCGCAAAGTGGATTCTTCACTCGTCTGAGGTGATGCGCCGCAATAGGAGTCGGTCCCCCACATCAAAGGTGACAATGGGTCGATCGATGTCGGCGACGGCACGCTCCCGTTGTTCGGTTAGACGCCGCCGACTCTCGACTCCACGTCAAACGACTTCAGCTCCCCTGTTGCGAAGCGATCGTTTCGAGTCGTCACCTTTCATTACGATTCCTCTCTCACGGCGTTCCGACACAGAACCTGGTTTTTTCGCGGTTCCATCTTGCATTTTCTCCAGTGGTCGATCCCATCGCAGCGCGCGTGGGAATCCTCCTGGAGCGTCTGGTTGCCACACCTCGACCCATCACCGGCGGCGCGCGATGATGGAGCCGCCCCGCTGCGGCGCGCCCCTGCTTACAAGCTGACCCCATGGCCGCCTGCTCGCCCGTCGGAGCTGCCTATGACCCCCCCGTTCGACCCCCGCGACCATCACCCCGAGGCGACCGTGGCCCACTTCGTCGCTCAAGGGATCGACCCCGGCGCGGTTCGGCGGTTTCTAGCCGCCTGGTTCCCCCGCGCCAGCGACGCCAACTTGTTGGATCCCCGCGCTCCCCGCGAGCCGGACGACCCGTTCCTGCCCGGCGGCTGGGCTTCTCGACGACGCTTCCCTCGCCGTCTGCTGGAGGGTCTGGACCAATTGCCGCGTCTGAAGCTGGAATCGATTCAGGTCTCGCCCCGCGACCGCTTCGAGAAACTGTTGTTCCGTACCAACGACGGCCTGCCGGTCGAAACCGTCCTGATTCCCCTCCACAAAGAAAACGCTGTCAGTCTCTGCGTCTCCTCCCAATCCGGCTGCCCGATGGCCTGCGCCTTCTGCGCCACGGCCCGCCTGAGCCGTCGCCGCAACCTCGCCGCCTGGGAAATTGTCGATCAGATTCTTCAGGCCCGCGCGCGGGTCGAACTCCAGGGGCGGCGGGTCACTGGGTGCGTGTTCATGGGGATGGGCGAACCGTTTTTGAACTATGACCGGGTTATGACCGCTGCCGAGATCCTGCGCTCCCCGATTGGCCTGGCGGTCAACGCCAAGGCAATCACCATCTCGACCGTCGGCCTCGTCGCCGAGATCGACCGTTTCACCCGCGAACAACGCCCCTACCGGCTCTCGATTAGTCTGGGAGCCGCTGACGACGCCACCCGAGCCCAACTGGTTCCAGTCGCCGCCCGCACCCCGCTGCGCGAGTTAATCGCCGCCGCCCGTCGCCACCAACACCAACGGGGAGGACGGATCAACCTCTCCTACGTCTGCATCGCCAACCTCAACACCTCCGAAACCGATGCACGCAACCTAGGACGCTTGTTAGAGGGTCTGCCGGTCCGCTTCAACCTCATTGACGTCACCGACCCCACCGGACGCTTCCACCCCCCCTCTCCCGCTCAGTGGAACACCTTTCGGGACGCCCTCCGCCGCCACCTGCCCGGTCAGCCTATCGTCCGACGCTACTCCGGAGGAGCCGACATTCAGGCCGCTTGCGGCACCCTCGCCGGCACCTCGTCGCCACCCCAACCGCTTGACTCGGATTGACGACTCCACCCTTTTTGTCCAATCTCTTTTCAAGTGTCACCATTGCGCTGTGACCAGACCGCGCCGACCACTCGCTTGACCTTGGACGGCCCTCACGGTTATCGTATCGTTTGTTCAGTATCCCATCGGGCCGGGCGACGGGGGAAACGAGACTTGGGGAGGGGAGGGTCGGATGGAGCCTCAGACGCCACGATCGGGACGGGACAAGCCGCCGGATTCGGCCTCCACTGGGGGGTTCCGGGAGCGAATTGGCATTGAGACCCCGCCACGGCCTTGGTGTCCGGCATCCAGCCCGATCGACCTGACCGAGACGGCGGCGTGGAGCCCGGTCGGTGGGACCAGCGGGAGTTTGGGGTCGGGGTCGGGGAGTGGTTCGCAAGCTGGCGATTCGGGCGGCTGGGACCCTCCGCAACCCGGAATTGGTTCCCCTCGCGGCGGCATGGCGATCGCCCGCTTCGAACTGATTGAGCGCCGGGCGCGGGGCGGCCTGGGCGAAATTTATCTCGCCAACGATGTGGAACTGGGTCGGTACGTGGCGGTCAAGGTGTTGCGATCGAAACACGCCGACGACCCCATGCTACAACGACGGTTCCGCCGCGAGGCCGAGATCACCGGGCGTTTAGAACATCCTGGCATTGTGCCGGTCTATGGCCTGGGTCTTCAGGAGGCGGGGCGGCTGTCCTATGCGATGCGCTACATCCACGGCCGCAGTTTGAGGGAGGCGATCCGGGCCTTCCACGCCTTGCCCCGCCGCGCGCCTGGACGCGATCTGGAATTGCGTCGTCTGCTGGGCCATTTCGTCGAGGTCTGCAACGCGATCGCTTACGCGCACGCGCAGGGGATCATCCATCGGGATCTCAAACCATCCAACGTGATGCTTGGCGACTTCGGCGAGACCCTGGTGGTCGATTGGGGCCTGGCCAAGCCCTGGACCACGTCCCAAACCGGAACCACCCCGCCAGCAACGACTCCTCATCCTCAAGAGCGGAAGCACGATCCCAACCCGGCTCACGAGGACGCTCCCCCGCCCCATCCCAACCAAGCCGGGCCGCTCCCCATCGCCTGGGACGAAGAGTCTTGGGAGCAAACCCAAGCTGGAACCACGCTGGGCACCCCTGAAACGATGAGTCCCGAACAGGCCGGCGCGGTGGAGTTGGGACCAGTGGGCCCCGCCTCCGACATCTACGGCCTGGGAGCGACCCTGGCGATCCTGCTGACCGACCGGCCCCCCGTCCAAGGTGAAACGGTCCAGGCCATTCTGGAGAACGTCAAACGGGGCCGAATCCTTCCCCCGCGCGCAGTCGATCCCACCATCCCCCGCGCGCTGGAGGCGATCGTCCTCAAGGCGATGGCCCGGCGGCCCGAGGATCGCCACCCCACCGCCCGCGCGTTGGCCGAGGACGTGGAACGCTGGCTGGCCGATCTGCCCCCGTCCTGGTGGCGCGAACCGCTGCCGGATCGCCTCAAGCGTTCAGTCCGCCGCCACCGCGCTGCCGCCTTGGCCGCGGCGCTGATTCTGGCGGTCCTCACCGCCTCGCTAGCCGCGCTGGCCTGGATTCAATCCCGCGCGCGTGAGCGACTAGAAACCACCAATCAGGCGCTCAGACTGGCACGAGCCGACGAGGAACTCGCCCGACGCCGCGCCACTGAACGATTCCGCAAAGCCATTGAGGCGCTCGATGCCCTCAACCAGCGCGTCGCCGAAGAACCCCGCTTGGACACCGCCCAACTCGCCGACCTGCGCGGTGAACTCCTGAAAATGACTTTGGATTTTCATGACCGCATCCGCGAACAATTGCGACGCGAAACCGAGTTGGGCACCGCCGAGACCAACCGCGACCGTCTGGACGTCTGGCGAACCCGCGGCCTGGATCCGGTCGATCGTGAGGCGTTGGAATTGCTGGCCGACTCGCTGACCCGCATTGGCAGCCTGCGGACCAACCTTGGTCTCACCAACGAGGCGGCCGAGGCGTTCGATCAAGCCATCGAGCTGCGCGAGTGCCTCTGCGCTCTACGTCCCCTCAGCGACCTGGGCAATCCCACGCCTGTTTTGAAACTGGCTCAAGCCCATCTGGCGCGGGGCTATGTGTTTCGGGACGTGACTAGCCAACGCGACCGCGCCCGTAGCGATTTCGAGCGGGTCGTCGAATTGGTCGAACCGCTGACTCGTTCGGGAGCCACCTTGGAGGAGGCTCTCCATTTGGAAGCCAACGCCCTGAAAGAATTGGGCAATGTTCATCAACTCAACGGCGTGGTTGACCAGGCCGAAGCTCTGCTGAGCCGCGCCGTCGCCGCGGCTGTTCGCCTGGTCGAGCAATTTCCGGGCACGCCGCGGCATCGAGAAACCCTGGCCACCGCCCGCCATGACCTAGCACTACTGTTGCTCAAGGATGGCCGCGACGAGGAGGCGGTCGAGCAACTCGCCGAGGCCACCCGGCTGATCGACGATCTAGCCCAAAGCCAACCCCGACGTCTAGACGGCTATCGGATCATCATCCACTTCGAACTCGCCCGCGCTTTGATGGAACTGGGCGACTTTAAGGCCGCCGAGGCCCAGGCCGAGGGATTCGCCCCCCAACTGGACGCCTTCACCGATCGACGCGAACGAAGCGTGCCCCTGCTGCTGGGTCTCAGCGAATCCTGGGCCACCCTGGCCGACCTGCGCGGTCTGAGAGGCCACCACGCCGGAGCCTCGTTGGCCTGGGAGCGCTGCAATCAGGCCGCCCGCCAACTGCGCGAACGCGCTCCGACCAGCCCGCTTTACGCCACCTGGCTGGTCCGCTGCCTGTTGGCTCAAGCCGACCAGGAACGTCGCGGCCATCGCCCCGAGCGTCGTGCCCAACTGGCCAACGAAGCGCGGAGCTTGCTGGAGAGTCCCTTGGGCCGCCTCGTGACCGACGCCGAGCGTCAACGCCTGCGGGCGGTCCTGCTAAGCGACCAGCCCGCTTCGGTCAAGGCCGACGCGCTGAACGACCCACTCTGGAAGCGTCTCCAACCACCCGACGACCACCGAACCACCGTGGACCTGATCATCCAACTCGCCGGCCTAGCCAACCAGTTGGCCGAGGACCCAGATCTGCCCCCCGAGCTGATCCACCATCTCAACGACCAAGCCGCCGGCCTGATCCGCCTGTTGCGCCAACGCGGCCAACTCGCCCGGCCCTCCCAGTGGATCAATCTCCTGGTCCACCCCGACCTCGTCGCCCTTCGACGACGACCCGACCTCGCCGACGTCCTTTGGGACCATGTTTTGCCCCCCTCGGTTTGGACCTTTCCCCAACCCTGAGTCAACTCTCCTGCGCCACCCCACCTGATCGTTTCCTCCCCTTGACGATTACCGAACGTTCGGTAAGCATGACGGGGTCGGAGTCGACGAGGCCCACGAATCGCGCTGCAACCTTGGCGGAATCGACCGACCATCCCAAACTAACGAAGACACGAGAGGATTCCGGATCGATTGCGGTCCGGCCACGAATTTGGCTCCCCCCCTCAACCCGAGTTGTACCTAGGTAGGGAATCGCCGATGGTCGCAAGTGAACCAAATGGCGTGGAGAAGCAACAAACCAAGGACGCGGCGAGCTCCACCAAAGGCTCCTGGGCGGTTGTTTGGTTGGGTCGCCTGATAAACTTGGCGATGCTCGCGGTGCTGGGCTACGGCGTCTTCGAATGGAGCCAAGGACGCTTGCACCCGGAGTCGTGGGTCGGGCAAACGCGCGAATGGCTAAGCACACGCTCCGAGGACAACCAAGAGCAAGACCGTGCCAAGACAAATCGAAACAACGACCAGGAGAACAAGGGGTTAGCCTCCCAAGAGGATGCACTGGAGTTCCCAACTGACGAAAAGGAGGTCGGAGCCCGGGCGAAGGGACCACTCAAGGTGGAGGTCAAGCCGGTGGAACGGCTGGCATTGCGCCGGACGGTGGACATGGTCGGCTCGTTGCGCGGCTTCGAGGAAATCAATCTGGCCTCCAAACGCTCCGGGCGGGTCGTCAAGGTCCATCACGACATGGGCGACGCCGTCCCTCCCGGCGAATTGCTGGTCGAGTTAGAAACCCGGGACGCGGAACTCGCACTGCTGCAGGCCGAACGCCGTTTGGCGGCCGATCTGACCGAACTGGGACTCGCCGAGGTTCCCGGGGCCAATTTCGACGTGGGGATGGTTCCCTCAGTGGTCCGCGCCCGCCTGGCGTTGGAGCGGGCCGAACGCAACCTCAACCGGGCGCGGGAACTCAGCCGCAAACGGGCGATCAATCCTGAGGAATATGAAAATACGCTCAATGACTTCCAGACCGCCGAGGCAGCGCTAGCCGAAGCCACCCTGCGAGCGCAAACGACCCTGGCCAACGCGCGGGTCAGTCAGGCGGCCGTCGAGGTGGCGCGGCAGATGCTCGCCGACATGACGGTGACGGCT encodes:
- a CDS encoding DUF1326 domain-containing protein, which codes for MWISLTTTTLVLLTTPTNPPATQAPACERPCTCQVSVIKGTYVESRDADVYTGPCFSNAEAFISGHRAVMAWKIGEGTWNGVDLSGMIVGAALLGTETFPHDDRAGGKSVILVDRHATASQREALVAFARHMAQGRLDNVVEVRSTLMTLNLERPEEMVGHDPAHDDAGSHGMPQAPMSAFWAAGEAEILARPLGHCDHLCGNEEVAYDPLSRDVEVQPAFTLRYAFKGKGLNETWSSPDCRGTFAGQFTTSAPTAEIAASR
- a CDS encoding DUF6655 family protein, with protein sequence MTIAGGLAASGCGSTRMTHTPRTATEQLLLTSAWDDAVKRIDFSPLSGVPVHLDTTNLKGHSDEGWIASSLRQALLTHGALLRTKPEEARWIVEPRVGVYGTDSSDWMIGLPQLTIPITIPGLPMGTIPEVPIYKKSHQRGVARLALFAYDRQSGQVVWTSGTVTADADNRNTHLGAIGPIQSGTLHRRDESGYLPAMPGLTTQGGVHFDEPPALIVPAVPPPPLPPPPLPLEAAPEPDPMAAPLGLPPRILGDGMDLKK
- a CDS encoding trypsin-like peptidase domain-containing protein, whose translation is MRRGSWLSWAAIGLSLTALVITLTTRSNPSWVRPAVAHQEIPAEGQKIARELSAAFEAVADFARPSVVQIATTKRFLGNARELLPGFPFPDGPGQGEIKGRPMTPEEIKKFREEMRRLFENLPFPGGRPPFDFDFDFEIRPQQLQGPGIQGAGSGFVFDDAGHILTNNHVVADSDTIRVTFHDGKTFDAKLVAGDPKTDVAVIKVETTAYRPLPLGDSDALRVGQWVLAIGSPFGLQQSVTAGIISATKRGSLGILGADGFGDFIQTDCAINPGNSGGPLIDLNGRVVAVNSAIATQNRTFAGAGSNSGVGFAIPINLAAEIGQKLIKDGKITRAQIGILFGELNDQIARELNLPEGTKGIVIGRVLPGSPADKAGLKPEDVVTGFQGEPIDDTTAFRKKVADSPVGSKVKLDVIREGKPMVVELELASAEEVAKLTEEAAAQGNAPRPFANPERRGNRNRNSDASNPLADFGLRLQNLSPGLARAMGYDAGTKGVVVVELRGEGPAARAGLELGDLIVAVTVGGQATEVESLDQVVQAIGDAKEVVFKARSPDGKDRLVVLRR
- the rlmN gene encoding 23S rRNA (adenine(2503)-C(2))-methyltransferase RlmN, producing the protein MTPPFDPRDHHPEATVAHFVAQGIDPGAVRRFLAAWFPRASDANLLDPRAPREPDDPFLPGGWASRRRFPRRLLEGLDQLPRLKLESIQVSPRDRFEKLLFRTNDGLPVETVLIPLHKENAVSLCVSSQSGCPMACAFCATARLSRRRNLAAWEIVDQILQARARVELQGRRVTGCVFMGMGEPFLNYDRVMTAAEILRSPIGLAVNAKAITISTVGLVAEIDRFTREQRPYRLSISLGAADDATRAQLVPVAARTPLRELIAAARRHQHQRGGRINLSYVCIANLNTSETDARNLGRLLEGLPVRFNLIDVTDPTGRFHPPSPAQWNTFRDALRRHLPGQPIVRRYSGGADIQAACGTLAGTSSPPQPLDSD
- a CDS encoding serine/threonine-protein kinase, with product MEPQTPRSGRDKPPDSASTGGFRERIGIETPPRPWCPASSPIDLTETAAWSPVGGTSGSLGSGSGSGSQAGDSGGWDPPQPGIGSPRGGMAIARFELIERRARGGLGEIYLANDVELGRYVAVKVLRSKHADDPMLQRRFRREAEITGRLEHPGIVPVYGLGLQEAGRLSYAMRYIHGRSLREAIRAFHALPRRAPGRDLELRRLLGHFVEVCNAIAYAHAQGIIHRDLKPSNVMLGDFGETLVVDWGLAKPWTTSQTGTTPPATTPHPQERKHDPNPAHEDAPPPHPNQAGPLPIAWDEESWEQTQAGTTLGTPETMSPEQAGAVELGPVGPASDIYGLGATLAILLTDRPPVQGETVQAILENVKRGRILPPRAVDPTIPRALEAIVLKAMARRPEDRHPTARALAEDVERWLADLPPSWWREPLPDRLKRSVRRHRAAALAAALILAVLTASLAALAWIQSRARERLETTNQALRLARADEELARRRATERFRKAIEALDALNQRVAEEPRLDTAQLADLRGELLKMTLDFHDRIREQLRRETELGTAETNRDRLDVWRTRGLDPVDREALELLADSLTRIGSLRTNLGLTNEAAEAFDQAIELRECLCALRPLSDLGNPTPVLKLAQAHLARGYVFRDVTSQRDRARSDFERVVELVEPLTRSGATLEEALHLEANALKELGNVHQLNGVVDQAEALLSRAVAAAVRLVEQFPGTPRHRETLATARHDLALLLLKDGRDEEAVEQLAEATRLIDDLAQSQPRRLDGYRIIIHFELARALMELGDFKAAEAQAEGFAPQLDAFTDRRERSVPLLLGLSESWATLADLRGLRGHHAGASLAWERCNQAARQLRERAPTSPLYATWLVRCLLAQADQERRGHRPERRAQLANEARSLLESPLGRLVTDAERQRLRAVLLSDQPASVKADALNDPLWKRLQPPDDHRTTVDLIIQLAGLANQLAEDPDLPPELIHHLNDQAAGLIRLLRQRGQLARPSQWINLLVHPDLVALRRRPDLADVLWDHVLPPSVWTFPQP
- a CDS encoding efflux RND transporter periplasmic adaptor subunit; translation: MVASEPNGVEKQQTKDAASSTKGSWAVVWLGRLINLAMLAVLGYGVFEWSQGRLHPESWVGQTREWLSTRSEDNQEQDRAKTNRNNDQENKGLASQEDALEFPTDEKEVGARAKGPLKVEVKPVERLALRRTVDMVGSLRGFEEINLASKRSGRVVKVHHDMGDAVPPGELLVELETRDAELALLQAERRLAADLTELGLAEVPGANFDVGMVPSVVRARLALERAERNLNRARELSRKRAINPEEYENTLNDFQTAEAALAEATLRAQTTLANARVSQAAVEVARQMLADMTVTAPNQTAPSEPNLPAKLEYRIRKRLVEEGSYIREGETMFELVIVDPLRLIANVPERHASEIQVGQQAEVENAAYPGERFPATVARVNPAIDPVSRTFEVELRLPNPDQRLKPGGFAKARVIVGQTDNAVVVPADAIVKFAGNSKLFLYDPATRTAREFLVSRERPLEDDPTRVEIELKENKPIPPLAHVIVTGRAQLYDGKPVEPRNLPARSTAVPDPAATQSTMPSPDQATDLRPPT